Part of the Solwaraspora sp. WMMA2065 genome is shown below.
TTGACGTCCCGCCGGGCGCCGCCGGCACCGGCGAGGGTCCGGAGCCGGTCGTCGAACCAGCGCCGGCGGTACGCCGTGGGTTCACGCCGTACGTGGTGGTGTCGGTGATCGCCGCGCTGCTCGCCGGAAGCCTCGGCGGTGCCCTCGGGTTTGCCTTCGCGGTGCGCGGCGGCGTCGCCGGAGCCGGCACCGTGCTCGGCGGCTCGCCGGCCGATCCGCCCGGGGCGGTGCAGCGTCCGGCCGACTCGCTGGCCGGGGTGGCCCAGCGGGTCCTGCCGAGCGTGGTGACCGTGCAGGTGAGCGGGCCGTCCGGGCAGAGCGTCGGCTCCGGCTTCGTCGCCACCGCCGACGGCTACGTGATCACCAACGACCACGTGGTCGGGGTGGGAGCGGAGGAGGCGACGGTGCTGTTCAACGACGGCTCCACCGCGCGAGCGTCGATCGTCGGTCAGGAGCCGGAGTCGGACGTGGCGGTGATCAAGGTCGACCGGACCGGGCTGACGCCGGTCGAGTTCGGCGACTCCGAGGCGATCGCGGTCGGCGATCCGGTGCTGGCCTTCGGCTCGCCGCTCGCCCTGACCAACACGGTCACCTCGGGGATCGTCAGCGCCCTCGACCGCACCATCCAGGCCGGCGAGCCCGGCGGCCAGGTGCGCTACTACGCGGCGATCCAGACCGACGCGGCGGTGAACCAGGGCAACTCGGGCGGTCCGCTGGTCGACGCCGCCGGCCGGGTGATCGGCGTCAACTCGGTGATCAAGTCGCTGGCCGCCGACGAGGAGACGGCCGGCAACATCGGTCTCGCCTTCGCCATCCCGATCAACCACGCGAAGCGGATCACCCAGGAGATCATCGACACCGGTACGGCCCGACGGACGATCTTCGGCGCCCAGGTCACCGATGCCGCCCGTACCCCCGGTGCCGGTGTCCGGCTCAGTGAGGTGGTCGACGGCGGGCCGGCGGAGGCAGCCGGCCTGCAAGCCGGGGACGTGGTGCTGCGGATCGACGGTCGGCCCCTGGACCAGGCGACCGACCTGATCGCGTTGGTGCGCAAGTACGCTCCCGGGTCGGTCGTGACGGTCGACTACCGTCGGGGCAGCGAGGCCCGGTCGGCCTCGGTGACCTTGGCCGCCGACGCCAAGTAACACCCGGTCGGCCCTCCCGGACCGGCTGGTGACGTGCGTACCCTTGCCTTCGACGGCGGCACAGGGAGGCCCGGAGCATGTTCGACAACCTGAACTGGTGGGAGATCGGTCTGCTCCTGCTGCTCGCTTTGCTGATCTTCGGTGACCGGTTGCCGCAGGTCATCTCCGACGGCCTGCGGATGCTGCGCAACCTGCGCAACATGGCCCGCAACGCCACCTCGGACCTCGGCCGCGAACTGGGCACCGACATCCAGCTCGAGGACCTGCACCCCAAGGCGTTCATCCGCAAGCACCTGCTCAGCGAGGAGGACGAGGCCGCGCTGCGCAAGCCGTTACAGGGTGTCTACGACGACCTGCGTTCCGACGTCAGCGGGGTCCGCGACGAGCTGCGTGAGGTCGCCGACGCGGCCGATCTGAAGTCCGCCGTCAAGCCGACGACGGTGACCGGTGGCGCCCGCAGGTCGGCTGCCACGACCGGCTCACCTGCCACGACCAGCCCGGCGGCCGATACCAGCCTGGCCGCCGGGACCAGTCCGGCCGCCGTCTCGGCCAAGCCGTTGGACGTCGACGCCACCTGACGGTCGTCAGCCGGACGCCACCTGACGGTCAGCCGGCGGACGGTCGCAGGCCCAGGGGCTTGCCCAGCAGCGACTCGCGGCGGACCGCGAGGCGGTCGGCGACCGCGTCGAGCGCCCGGGCCGCTGGTGCCTGCGGGTCGGCCAGCACGATCGGAGTGCCGCGGTCACCGGTCTCCCTTACCCGGGTGTCCAGCGGAATCTGGCCGAGCAGCGGCACCTGGGCGCCGACGGTGCGGGTCAGCGACTCGGCGACACTGCCGCCGCCGCCGCTGCCGAAGATCTCCATCCGTTCCCCGGTGGGCAGCTCCAGCCAGGACATGTTCTCCACCACGCCGACCAGCCGCTGGTGGGTCTGCAGAGCGATGGCACCGGCCCGTTCGGCCACCTCGGCGGCGGCTGCCTGCGGCGTGGTCACCACCAGGATCTCGGCGTTGGGCAGCAGCTGGGCCAGGGAGATCGCCACGTCACCGGTGCCCGGCGGCAGGTCCAGCAGCAGTACGTCCAGGTCGCCCCAGTAGACGTCGGCGAGGAACTGCTGCAGCGCCCGGTGCAGCATCGGCCCACGCCAGACCACCGCCGCGTTGCCGGCGGTGAACATGCCGATCGAGATGACCTTCACGCCGTGTGACTGCGGAGGCATGATCATTTCCTCGACCCGGGTCGGCCGTCCCTCTGCACCGAGCATCCGGGGCACCGAATGTCCGTAGATGTCGGCGTCGATCACTCCGACCGACAGCCCGCGCGCGGCGAGCGCGGCCGCCAGGTTCACCGTCACGCTGGACTTGCCGACCCCGCCCTTGCCGCTGGCCACCGCGTACACCCGGGTGCGGGACCCGGGCTGGGCGAACGGGATGACCGGCTCGGCGCCGGCGGAACCGCCGCGCAGCTGCTCCTGTAGCGACTTGCGCTGCTCCGGGCTCATCACACCGAAGTCGACG
Proteins encoded:
- a CDS encoding trypsin-like peptidase domain-containing protein yields the protein MHRPSAGALSYGPSAQHSPWWSDALRDPWRDPYAPAAVVVDVPPGAAGTGEGPEPVVEPAPAVRRGFTPYVVVSVIAALLAGSLGGALGFAFAVRGGVAGAGTVLGGSPADPPGAVQRPADSLAGVAQRVLPSVVTVQVSGPSGQSVGSGFVATADGYVITNDHVVGVGAEEATVLFNDGSTARASIVGQEPESDVAVIKVDRTGLTPVEFGDSEAIAVGDPVLAFGSPLALTNTVTSGIVSALDRTIQAGEPGGQVRYYAAIQTDAAVNQGNSGGPLVDAAGRVIGVNSVIKSLAADEETAGNIGLAFAIPINHAKRITQEIIDTGTARRTIFGAQVTDAARTPGAGVRLSEVVDGGPAEAAGLQAGDVVLRIDGRPLDQATDLIALVRKYAPGSVVTVDYRRGSEARSASVTLAADAK
- a CDS encoding Mrp/NBP35 family ATP-binding protein, translating into MSAPTSTVNDAINAALATVNDPEIRRPITELGMVRSATVDAAGRVRVELLLTVAGCPLKDKLRTDITEAVTRVPGITGVDVDFGVMSPEQRKSLQEQLRGGSAGAEPVIPFAQPGSRTRVYAVASGKGGVGKSSVTVNLAAALAARGLSVGVIDADIYGHSVPRMLGAEGRPTRVEEMIMPPQSHGVKVISIGMFTAGNAAVVWRGPMLHRALQQFLADVYWGDLDVLLLDLPPGTGDVAISLAQLLPNAEILVVTTPQAAAAEVAERAGAIALQTHQRLVGVVENMSWLELPTGERMEIFGSGGGGSVAESLTRTVGAQVPLLGQIPLDTRVRETGDRGTPIVLADPQAPAARALDAVADRLAVRRESLLGKPLGLRPSAG